From a single Ferroacidibacillus organovorans genomic region:
- a CDS encoding heavy metal-responsive transcriptional regulator → MKKALHIGELSRQFLIPTQTVRYYEKIGLLDPPHRTDARYRVYSEYDVERLRFILQAKHFGLSLDEIKEIIKLRTDGIVPCQHVQNLVKRHLDDLDVRIKEMLEFRDTVALRYQMFQEVEAMNCSGTICKYIEKETLT, encoded by the coding sequence ATGAAGAAAGCACTGCACATCGGGGAATTAAGCCGCCAATTCCTCATTCCGACGCAAACGGTGCGCTACTACGAGAAGATCGGGCTGCTTGATCCCCCTCATCGGACGGACGCCAGGTATCGGGTATACTCTGAATACGACGTGGAACGCTTGCGATTCATCTTACAAGCCAAACACTTCGGGCTTTCCCTTGACGAAATCAAGGAGATCATCAAGCTTCGAACCGATGGGATCGTCCCCTGTCAACATGTGCAAAATTTGGTCAAACGCCATTTAGACGATCTAGATGTCCGAATAAAAGAGATGCTGGAATTTAGAGATACGGTGGCTCTCCGGTATCAAATGTTTCAGGAGGTTGAAGCGATGAATTGCAGCGGCACCATCTGCAAATACATCGAAAAAGAGACGTTGACGTAG
- a CDS encoding class I SAM-dependent methyltransferase — translation MCVNHPRFTRFYVWGQRYVEQAVGEIREKQNSKAYGRTLIVGAGTGLDISTLGSKVSEITLLEPDAHMRTYLKQTYDSLPLIPSTAENMDVGDGQFDTVITSLVLCSVTNVRQVLSEIYRVLKPGGQYLFMEHVQHNEAVSRMVQNSLNPVWQHIAGGCQLNRKIADDINASALTTLECSLVKPHFLIPIIAGQAIRI, via the coding sequence GTGTGTGTCAATCACCCGCGCTTTACACGTTTTTATGTTTGGGGGCAGCGGTACGTAGAACAGGCTGTTGGGGAAATCAGGGAAAAGCAGAACAGCAAAGCCTACGGAAGAACGCTCATTGTAGGTGCGGGTACGGGTTTAGACATTTCCACACTCGGTTCAAAGGTGAGCGAAATTACGTTGCTTGAGCCAGATGCACACATGCGCACCTACTTAAAACAAACCTATGATTCTCTCCCCTTGATTCCATCGACGGCCGAAAACATGGATGTGGGGGACGGGCAGTTCGATACAGTGATAACCAGTCTCGTACTGTGTTCTGTGACAAATGTGCGGCAAGTCTTATCCGAAATTTACCGCGTGCTAAAGCCCGGTGGACAGTATCTTTTCATGGAACACGTGCAGCACAATGAGGCTGTTTCCCGCATGGTACAAAATTCATTGAACCCCGTTTGGCAACACATTGCAGGCGGCTGTCAGCTAAATCGGAAGATTGCTGATGACATAAACGCCTCTGCCCTCACCACCCTCGAATGCAGTCTTGTAAAACCCCATTTCCTCATCCCGATCATCGCGGGACAAGCTATACGCATTTGA
- a CDS encoding sulfocyanin-like copper-binding protein, which yields MGRSIWLWGLIALAGFIVLAGVFMVAFRMYSGQGYGGMMGGGYAATGPIGSSVGGVTRRTSWLSSAKLATTIRAGEQAARIDKKTNRIVYRGKNVNLVALASPHGVPNMTFEVDGLVNPTLVVPAHARITIELVNTDWGYMHGFEVTETPPPYSSMVMMGIQNDFILMPLPPRTTQNLQTAQYAIRTETLTLPAGTYHYLCPVPGHAAAGMYGRLIVT from the coding sequence ATGGGACGATCCATTTGGCTGTGGGGGTTGATCGCCCTCGCAGGGTTTATCGTGTTGGCGGGCGTTTTCATGGTTGCCTTCAGAATGTACAGTGGGCAAGGCTATGGAGGCATGATGGGTGGCGGTTATGCAGCAACGGGGCCGATAGGATCATCCGTGGGAGGCGTGACCCGCCGAACGTCCTGGCTATCGAGCGCAAAACTCGCTACAACGATTCGCGCGGGGGAGCAGGCTGCAAGGATCGACAAAAAGACAAATCGTATCGTTTATCGCGGAAAAAACGTGAATCTTGTTGCGCTTGCCTCTCCGCACGGTGTGCCGAATATGACGTTTGAAGTCGATGGGTTGGTGAATCCAACTCTTGTCGTGCCTGCCCATGCGCGCATCACCATTGAACTTGTCAATACGGACTGGGGATACATGCACGGCTTTGAAGTGACGGAGACGCCGCCGCCATACTCATCCATGGTGATGATGGGGATTCAAAATGACTTTATTTTGATGCCATTGCCGCCGCGCACGACGCAAAACCTCCAAACCGCACAGTATGCAATCCGTACGGAGACGTTGACGCTGCCCGCAGGGACGTATCACTATTTATGCCCGGTTCCAGGACATGCGGCGGCAGGAATGTACGGTCGTCTGATCGTAACCTAA
- a CDS encoding SHOCT domain-containing protein has translation MGCCGGGIFSRGYRQSSQGASAPIKQQADSPVDTLKKRLANGEISVEEYQKLFVILQQEDVPMRL, from the coding sequence ATGGGATGTTGTGGTGGAGGGATTTTCTCGCGTGGGTATCGTCAATCCTCTCAAGGGGCATCTGCGCCGATCAAGCAACAGGCGGATTCTCCGGTCGATACGTTAAAGAAACGTTTAGCGAATGGTGAAATCAGTGTCGAAGAGTATCAAAAACTTTTCGTCATTCTTCAGCAAGAAGATGTGCCCATGCGTCTGTAA
- a CDS encoding type II toxin-antitoxin system HicB family antitoxin — protein MSAIRLTSAIIRQGEWFVARCLEVEVTSQGKTLEDALNNLQEALELYFEDHDAPTGTTPIIAPVEVNVQ, from the coding sequence ATGAGTGCGATCCGTTTGACTTCAGCCATTATACGTCAAGGTGAATGGTTTGTGGCTCGCTGTCTTGAAGTGGAAGTAACCAGCCAGGGCAAAACCTTAGAAGATGCCCTAAACAATCTACAAGAGGCGTTGGAGCTATACTTCGAAGATCACGACGCACCGACTGGTACAACTCCGATCATTGCGCCTGTTGAAGTCAATGTGCAATGA
- a CDS encoding type II toxin-antitoxin system HicA family toxin, with the protein MSPRLPVVSGKQMIAFLTHAGFSSIGQKGSHHKMRHPDGKIAIIPMHRELAPGTLQSILRQSDMTLDALHEWLRD; encoded by the coding sequence ATGAGTCCACGTTTGCCTGTCGTTTCCGGAAAACAAATGATTGCCTTTTTAACTCACGCCGGATTCTCATCGATCGGTCAAAAAGGCAGCCATCATAAAATGCGCCATCCAGATGGAAAAATCGCGATTATTCCAATGCACAGAGAGCTTGCCCCAGGTACACTGCAATCGATTTTGCGGCAATCCGACATGACCCTCGATGCGCTTCATGAATGGTTAAGGGATTGA
- a CDS encoding heavy-metal-associated domain-containing protein: MAVATIEVQGMTCQGCVKSVTKALQAVDGVTSTDVSLEKNQATVTYEEGKATLADLKLAIENAGYDVA, encoded by the coding sequence ATGGCGGTGGCAACGATTGAGGTACAGGGGATGACCTGTCAGGGGTGTGTCAAATCGGTCACGAAGGCGCTGCAGGCGGTTGACGGGGTGACGTCGACGGACGTGAGCCTTGAGAAAAACCAGGCGACCGTAACCTATGAAGAAGGCAAGGCGACGCTTGCGGATTTGAAGCTGGCGATTGAAAATGCGGGTTATGATGTGGCGTAA
- a CDS encoding HAD-IC family P-type ATPase, with product MYWRTKRTDRRTGFEEMGKTAMWVARERELLGIIAVADGVRETSRQAIAEMTSLGLSVYMLTGDNRKTAQAIAQSVGILQERVFAEVLPEQKAEMVKKLQREGNVVGMVGDGINDAPALATAEIGFAIGSGTDVAIETADIALLRGDLLSVVTAIRLSKATIKKIRQNLFWAFGYNSLGVPLAAFGFISPVIAGAAMALSSVSVVSNSVLLRRFRSTV from the coding sequence TTGTACTGGAGGACAAAGCGGACAGACAGGCGGACAGGCTTTGAGGAGATGGGCAAGACGGCGATGTGGGTGGCGCGCGAACGCGAACTGCTCGGAATCATCGCAGTGGCGGATGGGGTCAGAGAGACGTCGCGGCAGGCGATTGCAGAGATGACTTCGCTCGGGCTTTCGGTGTACATGCTGACGGGGGATAACCGCAAGACAGCACAGGCGATCGCCCAATCGGTTGGGATTTTGCAAGAGCGCGTTTTTGCGGAGGTGCTGCCTGAGCAAAAGGCGGAGATGGTCAAAAAGCTGCAAAGAGAAGGAAACGTGGTCGGCATGGTGGGGGATGGGATCAACGACGCCCCGGCGCTTGCCACTGCAGAGATCGGTTTTGCCATCGGATCGGGCACGGACGTAGCGATAGAGACGGCGGACATCGCGCTTTTGCGCGGGGATCTTTTGAGCGTAGTCACTGCGATCCGTCTCTCGAAGGCGACCATAAAAAAAATTCGGCAAAACCTGTTCTGGGCGTTTGGTTACAATTCACTCGGTGTCCCGCTGGCCGCATTCGGGTTCATCAGTCCGGTAATCGCCGGCGCCGCCATGGCGCTCAGTTCGGTGAGTGTCGTGAGTAACTCCGTGCTGCTCCGGCGTTTTCGCTCGACGGTGTGA
- a CDS encoding heavy metal translocating P-type ATPase, protein MAEAVLETERVPSEQIQMNITGMTCAACAARIEKQLNKAPGVVRVNVNLASEKAVVEYAAGTLTPDAIIRVIEKTGYGAEPVTEALGEEREDQRIAYRNLRDAFWVGVVLTLPLLIQMVSGFIPHASFMLPVWLQIALATPVQFVVGWRFYKGAYHALRGGAPNMDVLVSLGTSAAYLFSLAVVIWRIPSGLYFDSAALITTLILMGKLLEHKAKAQTSRAVRALVKLQAKTARVIRDGQEMDIPTEQVVTGDELLVRPGESLPVDGIILSGRTSIDESMLTGESMPVAKEAGSAVFGATLNKEGAFHMRATKVGRDTALAQIIRMVDEAQGSKAPIQQLADKVSGIFVPIVLVVSLVTFIGWYFAAGFTHALINAVAVLVIACPCSLGLATPTAIMVGTGKGAENGILIKGGEALEQAHRLTAVILDKTGTITSGRPEVTDVAALSDRVWERDLLALAASVERESEHPLGAAIVSHAQAQGLILPKAKDTTAIPGYGVRAMVEGMLVLIGNRAFMEREGVVLEDKADRQADRL, encoded by the coding sequence ATGGCAGAGGCAGTTCTTGAAACGGAGCGCGTCCCTTCCGAGCAGATTCAGATGAACATCACGGGGATGACATGCGCGGCGTGTGCGGCGCGTATCGAGAAACAGTTGAACAAAGCACCGGGTGTCGTGCGGGTGAACGTCAATCTCGCGAGCGAAAAGGCGGTTGTGGAGTATGCTGCTGGGACACTGACGCCAGACGCGATCATTCGTGTCATTGAGAAGACAGGGTATGGCGCGGAACCGGTCACGGAGGCGTTGGGCGAGGAGCGCGAGGATCAGCGCATTGCGTATCGCAACTTGCGAGACGCGTTTTGGGTGGGCGTCGTGTTGACGCTGCCCCTCTTGATCCAGATGGTCAGCGGATTTATCCCACACGCGTCTTTTATGCTCCCTGTGTGGCTGCAAATCGCGCTTGCGACACCAGTTCAGTTTGTGGTGGGCTGGCGCTTTTACAAAGGGGCGTATCACGCCCTGCGCGGCGGCGCGCCAAACATGGATGTGCTCGTCTCTTTGGGGACATCGGCCGCCTATTTGTTCAGTTTGGCAGTCGTCATCTGGCGCATCCCGTCTGGTCTCTACTTTGACTCGGCGGCGCTGATCACGACGCTCATTTTGATGGGCAAACTGCTTGAGCATAAGGCGAAGGCGCAGACGTCGCGCGCGGTGCGGGCGCTCGTAAAGTTGCAGGCAAAAACGGCGCGCGTGATTCGCGACGGTCAAGAGATGGACATTCCCACAGAGCAGGTGGTGACAGGGGATGAGCTGCTCGTGCGGCCGGGGGAGAGCCTCCCGGTGGACGGGATCATCCTGTCGGGGCGGACGTCGATTGATGAATCGATGCTGACGGGAGAGAGCATGCCTGTGGCAAAAGAGGCGGGCAGTGCGGTGTTTGGCGCGACACTCAACAAGGAAGGCGCATTTCACATGCGGGCGACCAAGGTGGGGCGCGACACGGCGCTGGCGCAGATCATTCGCATGGTGGACGAGGCGCAGGGGTCGAAGGCGCCGATTCAACAGCTGGCAGACAAGGTGTCGGGGATTTTTGTGCCGATTGTGCTTGTTGTATCACTCGTGACGTTTATCGGGTGGTATTTTGCGGCCGGGTTCACGCACGCGCTGATCAATGCGGTGGCGGTTCTGGTCATCGCGTGCCCCTGTTCGCTTGGTCTTGCGACGCCGACGGCGATCATGGTGGGGACAGGAAAAGGCGCCGAGAATGGCATCCTGATCAAGGGCGGCGAAGCACTCGAACAGGCACATCGACTGACGGCGGTGATCCTTGACAAGACAGGGACGATTACGAGCGGTCGCCCGGAGGTGACAGACGTGGCTGCACTGTCTGATCGCGTGTGGGAGCGGGATCTGCTCGCATTGGCAGCCTCTGTTGAGCGCGAGTCGGAGCATCCGCTGGGCGCGGCGATCGTTTCTCATGCGCAAGCGCAGGGTCTGATTTTGCCGAAGGCGAAAGATACAACGGCCATTCCGGGTTATGGCGTGCGCGCAATGGTGGAGGGCATGCTCGTGTTGATTGGCAACCGCGCCTTCATGGAGCGCGAAGGCGTTGTACTGGAGGACAAAGCGGACAGACAGGCGGACAGGCTTTGA
- a CDS encoding metal-sensitive transcriptional regulator, whose translation MHGYQKDAEDLLNRLRKVEGQVRGIQKMIQEDRYCVDILTQFSSIKSALAKIELALLESHTRGCVVDAIQGGGGDEKIDELMHVIRASMKG comes from the coding sequence ATGCACGGGTACCAAAAGGATGCAGAAGATTTATTGAACAGGTTGCGCAAAGTGGAAGGTCAGGTGCGTGGCATACAAAAGATGATTCAAGAAGATCGCTATTGTGTAGACATTTTGACGCAATTTTCATCGATCAAATCGGCGCTCGCAAAAATCGAGTTGGCGCTCCTTGAGAGTCACACGCGCGGATGTGTGGTGGACGCCATTCAAGGTGGCGGCGGGGATGAGAAGATTGACGAATTGATGCACGTGATCCGGGCGAGTATGAAGGGGTAG
- a CDS encoding cytochrome c biogenesis CcdA family protein, producing MPISWLISGTAGMVTAFNPCGIALLPSYLMYLLSGRIHRPRWGWMDGLRAGMLMTLGFILMFGVAGLLVSTLGQWLFGAAPILSILLAILLFIMAFYVWRGNLYLGFHTGKLTTRLEGLFARGSSGSFFRLWNRIWHCIPEL from the coding sequence TTGCCTATTTCATGGCTGATTTCTGGTACTGCAGGCATGGTTACCGCTTTTAATCCATGTGGTATTGCACTTCTTCCTTCTTACCTCATGTACTTGCTCTCTGGTCGAATTCATAGGCCAAGGTGGGGATGGATGGACGGCTTGCGTGCCGGAATGCTCATGACCTTAGGGTTTATCCTCATGTTCGGGGTTGCGGGTCTCCTGGTCTCTACCCTAGGTCAGTGGCTTTTTGGCGCAGCACCCATACTGTCGATTCTCTTAGCCATACTCTTGTTTATCATGGCCTTCTATGTTTGGCGTGGCAACCTTTATCTTGGATTCCACACAGGGAAACTAACCACTCGCCTTGAAGGACTCTTTGCGCGAGGTTCCTCCGGTTCTTTTTTTCGCCTTTGGAATCGCATTTGGCATTGCATCCCTGAGCTGTAG
- a CDS encoding cytochrome c biogenesis protein CcdA: MREVPPVLFFAFGIAFGIASLSCSLPVFVSVASQGFVTGFSNGIISFLAYSIGMGIVITILSILATTARQTVEVFIQFALPYIQKLSAIVMIFAGLYLLWYWLEGPRGLLITGL, encoded by the coding sequence TTGCGCGAGGTTCCTCCGGTTCTTTTTTTCGCCTTTGGAATCGCATTTGGCATTGCATCCCTGAGCTGTAGTTTACCCGTTTTTGTCAGCGTGGCATCCCAGGGATTCGTTACGGGATTCAGTAACGGGATTATCTCATTTTTAGCTTACAGTATTGGGATGGGGATTGTGATCACCATCCTATCCATACTTGCCACAACAGCTCGGCAAACGGTTGAGGTTTTTATTCAATTCGCGCTTCCTTATATCCAGAAGTTGAGTGCGATCGTAATGATCTTCGCAGGACTTTATTTATTGTGGTACTGGCTGGAAGGCCCTCGCGGTCTGCTTATTACAGGCTTATAA